Proteins from a single region of Starkeya sp. ORNL1:
- a CDS encoding ATP-binding protein, with protein sequence MALRDSSPLADDTMIERLVAARWVLAAGLLGLFIVVSSGGLNVVPAMLLGALLVAAAAVPNRRRPVAAALARFGGEIRAPVAPVAVEGRLVSLVRALPEAALLLDTAGTVLAANQLAAQTVSSVKIGDPVSFAVRVPEVLEAVRAAGSGGGPRQVEFAERVPLDRAIQADIVPVRFAGQEGGPPDVILLIFHDMTQQRRVEQMRVDFIANASHELRTPLASLSGFIETLQGPARNDAQARERFLKIMAAQARRMSRLIEDLLSLSRIELNAHMRPEAEIDLVAVVGHVRDTLAPLARERDVEVGFETPGRPMMVRGDRDELIRVFENLVENALKYGGSGGRIEIRLAFEASDAVASVRDFGPGIAPEHLPRLTERFYRVDTAHSREQGGTGLGLAIVKHIVARHRGRMGIESVPGEGATFTVRLAVIASGTR encoded by the coding sequence ATGGCCCTGCGCGATTCGAGCCCGCTTGCTGACGACACCATGATCGAGAGACTGGTGGCGGCGCGCTGGGTGCTCGCCGCCGGCCTGCTCGGCCTGTTCATCGTCGTCAGCTCCGGCGGGCTCAATGTCGTGCCGGCCATGCTGCTTGGCGCGCTGCTGGTAGCCGCCGCCGCGGTGCCGAACCGGCGCCGGCCGGTCGCCGCGGCGCTGGCCCGGTTCGGCGGCGAGATACGGGCCCCGGTAGCACCGGTTGCCGTCGAGGGGCGGCTGGTCTCGCTGGTGCGCGCATTGCCCGAGGCCGCCTTGCTGCTGGATACCGCCGGCACCGTGCTCGCCGCCAACCAGCTGGCGGCGCAGACGGTTTCCAGCGTGAAGATCGGCGATCCGGTGTCGTTCGCGGTGCGCGTGCCAGAAGTGCTGGAGGCGGTACGTGCGGCAGGTTCGGGCGGTGGGCCGCGCCAGGTCGAGTTCGCGGAGCGGGTGCCGCTCGACCGTGCGATCCAGGCCGACATCGTTCCGGTGCGTTTCGCCGGCCAGGAAGGCGGCCCGCCCGACGTGATCCTGCTCATCTTCCACGACATGACGCAGCAGCGCCGTGTCGAGCAGATGCGGGTCGATTTCATCGCCAATGCCAGCCACGAGTTGCGCACGCCGCTGGCCTCGCTCTCCGGCTTCATCGAGACCCTGCAGGGCCCGGCGCGCAACGACGCGCAGGCGCGCGAGCGCTTCCTCAAGATCATGGCGGCGCAGGCACGGCGCATGTCGCGCCTGATCGAGGACCTGCTCTCGCTGTCGCGTATCGAATTGAACGCGCATATGCGCCCGGAGGCCGAGATCGACCTCGTCGCCGTGGTCGGCCATGTCCGCGACACGCTCGCCCCGCTGGCCCGCGAGCGCGACGTCGAAGTCGGCTTCGAGACGCCGGGCCGGCCGATGATGGTGCGGGGCGATCGCGACGAATTGATCCGGGTATTTGAAAATCTCGTCGAAAACGCTTTGAAATATGGCGGGTCGGGTGGACGGATCGAAATCCGCCTTGCCTTCGAAGCTTCCGATGCGGTAGCGTCCGTGCGTGACTTCGGCCCGGGCATCGCCCCTGAGCATCTGCCCCGCCTTACCGAGCGTTTCTACCGGGTCGACACCGCGCATTCGCGTGAGCAGGGCGGCACCGGCCTCGGCCTCGCCATCGTCAAGCACATAGTGGCACGCCACCGCGGCCGAATGGGCATTGAAAGCGTTCCCGGGGAAGGCGCGACATTTACTGTCCGCCTGGCAGTAATCGCGTCCGGCACACGCTAA
- the ppk2 gene encoding polyphosphate kinase 2, which yields MTKKKPEKFKSGEKSGKGGKIGGKTGGKPGGKIDGATSDTALANALASFSFDAPALDPLIEARAYRSGGYPYADRPKRKTYEKDLLGLQIELLKLQSWVRDKGERVALVFEGRDAAGKGGTIHRLTQHLNPRSVRVVALSKPTELEAGQWYFQRYVAHMPSRGEIVIFDRSWYNRAVVEPVMGFCTPQQTADFLEQVPVFEKMLADDGIRLFKLWLDIGREMQLKRLFARKLDPLKRWKLSPVDFSAPARWQAISNARDAMIAATHEPVPWTAILANDKMRARLGTIRHILSHLPYDGRDDTVIGVPDPAIVLDGRELLTRPTA from the coding sequence ATGACGAAGAAGAAGCCGGAGAAGTTCAAATCGGGGGAAAAATCCGGCAAGGGCGGCAAGATCGGCGGTAAAACCGGCGGCAAGCCCGGCGGTAAAATCGACGGCGCCACCTCCGACACCGCATTGGCAAACGCGCTCGCCAGTTTCTCTTTCGATGCGCCGGCGCTCGATCCGCTGATCGAGGCGCGCGCCTATCGCAGCGGCGGCTACCCTTACGCCGACCGGCCGAAGCGCAAGACCTACGAGAAGGACCTGCTGGGGCTGCAGATCGAGCTCCTGAAGCTGCAGAGCTGGGTGCGCGACAAGGGCGAGCGGGTGGCGCTCGTATTCGAGGGCCGCGATGCCGCGGGCAAGGGCGGCACCATCCACCGGCTGACGCAGCACCTCAATCCACGTTCGGTGCGCGTCGTCGCGCTCTCCAAGCCCACCGAGCTCGAGGCCGGGCAATGGTATTTCCAGCGCTATGTCGCGCACATGCCGAGCCGCGGCGAAATCGTGATCTTCGACCGCTCCTGGTATAATCGTGCCGTAGTCGAGCCGGTCATGGGCTTCTGCACGCCGCAGCAGACCGCGGATTTCCTCGAACAGGTGCCGGTATTCGAGAAGATGCTGGCCGATGACGGCATCCGGCTGTTCAAGCTCTGGCTCGATATCGGCCGCGAGATGCAGCTCAAGCGGCTGTTCGCCCGCAAGCTGGATCCGCTGAAGCGCTGGAAGCTCTCGCCGGTCGATTTCTCGGCGCCGGCGCGCTGGCAGGCGATCTCGAACGCCCGCGACGCGATGATCGCGGCGACGCACGAGCCGGTGCCGTGGACTGCGATCCTCGCCAACGACAAAATGCGCGCCCGGCTCGGCACGATACGCCACATTCTCTCGCATCTGCCGTATGATGGGCGCGACGACACGGTGATTGGCGTGCCGGACCCCGCCATCGTGCTCGACGGTCGGGAGCTCCTCACACGCCCGACGGCCTGA
- the pstS gene encoding phosphate ABC transporter substrate-binding protein PstS: MKFANILGAAAIAVGSLVSGGAFAADINGAGASFPAPVYQAWAAGYKAKSGTGMNYQSIGSGGGQNQIVNRTVDFGASDAPMADDKLASNNLLQFPTVIGSVVAIVNLEGIESGQLKLSGPVLAEIYQGKITKWNDPKIAELNKGVKLPELAIVPVYRSDSSGTSFVFTSYLAAASADWKSNVGAATSVQWPTGAGAKGNEGIAGTVKNTKGAIGFVEYVYAAANKLTTTDLINKAGKAVKPTEAAFMAAASAADWKNAKNFAASMIDTAGETAWPIVSATYILLPKNPSNAAQSAEAIKFFDWAYGKEGDEIAEKLHYIALPDSVVEDVRKAWKAEVKADGKAVWTN, translated from the coding sequence TTGAAATTCGCCAATATTCTCGGCGCTGCCGCGATCGCGGTTGGCAGCCTCGTCTCGGGCGGCGCTTTCGCTGCCGACATCAATGGCGCTGGCGCGTCTTTCCCCGCGCCCGTCTACCAGGCCTGGGCCGCCGGTTATAAGGCGAAGTCGGGCACCGGCATGAACTATCAGTCGATCGGTTCCGGCGGTGGCCAGAACCAGATCGTCAACCGCACCGTCGATTTCGGCGCGTCGGACGCCCCGATGGCTGACGACAAGCTCGCCAGCAACAACCTGCTGCAGTTCCCGACCGTGATCGGTTCGGTCGTCGCGATCGTGAACCTCGAGGGCATCGAGAGCGGCCAGCTGAAGCTCTCCGGCCCGGTGCTTGCCGAAATCTACCAGGGCAAGATCACCAAGTGGAACGACCCCAAGATCGCCGAGCTGAACAAGGGCGTGAAGCTCCCTGAGCTCGCCATCGTCCCGGTCTACCGTTCGGACTCCTCGGGCACCTCCTTCGTGTTCACCTCCTACCTCGCTGCCGCCAGCGCGGACTGGAAGTCGAACGTCGGCGCCGCCACCTCCGTGCAGTGGCCGACCGGCGCGGGCGCCAAGGGCAATGAAGGCATTGCCGGCACCGTGAAGAACACCAAGGGCGCCATCGGCTTCGTCGAGTACGTCTACGCCGCCGCCAACAAGCTGACCACCACCGACCTGATCAACAAGGCCGGCAAGGCCGTGAAGCCGACCGAAGCCGCCTTCATGGCCGCCGCCTCGGCCGCTGACTGGAAGAACGCGAAGAACTTCGCCGCTTCCATGATCGACACCGCCGGCGAGACCGCCTGGCCGATCGTCTCCGCCACCTACATCCTGCTGCCGAAGAACCCGTCCAACGCCGCGCAGTCGGCCGAGGCCATCAAGTTCTTCGACTGGGCGTACGGCAAGGAAGGCGACGAGATCGCCGAGAAGCTGCACTACATCGCGCTGCCGGACTCCGTCGTCGAGGACGTCCGCAAGGCGTGGAAGGCCGAAGTGAAGGCCGACGGCAAGGCCGTCTGGACAAACTGA
- a CDS encoding lysylphosphatidylglycerol synthase domain-containing protein has translation MNALKAVGHFLRERVGWHGLGVLASLAIIAFAATVLYEMLRNIHPGEVLDALTGTAPWRIALAGLFVACAYFTLTFYDWFALRTIGKPHVPYRTAALASFTSYAIGHNIGFSAFTGGTVRYRIYSAYGLGAIDVAKLCFVTGLTFWLGNITILGLGITIEPSAASAVDQLPALANRLIGVALLVALAGYIVWVGLKPRRIGVGEGHWTVTLPGWRLTLLQILIGIVDLTFCAAAMYVLMPQMPFIDPIALGVVFISATLLGFASHAPGGLGVFDAAMLVALPQFEKEPLLGALLLLRLLYYVTPFALALIALGVRELLLSRRHAVPVPEPEVSPEPLAAMPVIEPEAEQEIEPHRAAS, from the coding sequence ATGAATGCTTTGAAGGCGGTTGGCCATTTCCTGCGCGAGCGTGTCGGCTGGCACGGCCTCGGCGTGCTGGCCAGCCTCGCCATCATCGCCTTCGCCGCCACCGTGCTCTACGAGATGCTGCGCAACATCCATCCCGGCGAGGTGCTCGATGCGCTGACCGGGACGGCGCCATGGCGCATCGCGCTCGCCGGGCTGTTCGTGGCCTGCGCCTACTTCACCCTCACCTTCTATGATTGGTTCGCGCTGCGCACCATCGGCAAGCCGCATGTGCCGTACCGCACCGCCGCGCTCGCCTCCTTCACCTCCTATGCCATCGGCCACAATATCGGCTTCTCCGCCTTCACCGGTGGGACGGTGCGCTACCGCATCTATTCGGCCTATGGCCTCGGCGCGATCGACGTCGCCAAGCTGTGCTTCGTCACCGGCCTGACTTTCTGGCTCGGCAACATCACCATCCTCGGCCTCGGCATCACCATCGAGCCTTCGGCGGCGAGCGCGGTCGACCAGTTGCCGGCGCTCGCCAACCGGCTGATCGGCGTGGCGCTGCTGGTGGCGCTCGCCGGCTATATCGTGTGGGTCGGCCTCAAGCCGCGCCGCATCGGCGTCGGCGAGGGCCATTGGACGGTGACGCTGCCCGGCTGGCGGCTGACGCTGCTGCAGATCCTGATCGGCATCGTCGATCTCACCTTCTGCGCGGCAGCGATGTACGTCCTGATGCCGCAAATGCCCTTCATCGATCCGATTGCGCTCGGCGTCGTCTTCATCTCGGCGACGCTGCTCGGCTTCGCCAGCCATGCGCCGGGCGGGCTCGGCGTATTCGACGCCGCGATGCTGGTGGCGCTGCCGCAGTTCGAGAAGGAACCGTTGCTCGGTGCGCTGCTGCTTCTGCGCCTGCTCTATTATGTGACGCCGTTCGCGCTGGCGCTGATCGCCCTCGGCGTGCGCGAACTGCTGCTCAGCCGGCGCCACGCTGTTCCCGTGCCGGAACCCGAAGTTTCTCCCGAGCCGCTCGCCGCGATGCCGGTGATCGAGCCGGAGGCGGAACAAGAGATCGAGCCGCACCGCGCCGCGAGCTGA